A genomic segment from Streptomyces antibioticus encodes:
- the clpS gene encoding ATP-dependent Clp protease adapter ClpS produces the protein MGRVTSPAPLEIERTESAEEVFAVPEPDVPWVTIVHNDPVNLMSYVTYVFQTYFGYSKDKATKLMLDVHHKGRAVVSSGSREEMERDVQAMHGYGLWATLQQDRK, from the coding sequence ATGGGCCGTGTGACGTCACCCGCGCCCCTGGAGATCGAACGGACCGAATCGGCGGAGGAGGTCTTCGCCGTCCCCGAGCCGGACGTCCCCTGGGTCACGATCGTCCACAACGACCCGGTCAACCTGATGAGCTACGTGACGTACGTCTTCCAGACGTACTTCGGCTACTCCAAGGACAAGGCCACCAAGCTCATGCTCGACGTCCACCACAAGGGCCGCGCGGTCGTCTCCAGCGGAAGCCGCGAGGAGATGGAACGCGACGTCCAGGCCATGCACGGCTACGGACTGTGGGCCACCCTCCAGCAGGACCGGAAGTAG
- a CDS encoding Mov34/MPN/PAD-1 family protein, translated as MLTITQELVDQIVAHARKDHPDEACGVVAGPVGSDRPVRFIPMLNAAMSPTFYEFDSGDLLRLYRDMDDRDEEPVIVYHSHTATEAYPSRTDISYANEPGAHYVLVSTADTDGGGDFQFRSFRIVAGEVTEEEVKVVDSY; from the coding sequence ATGCTGACCATCACCCAGGAGCTCGTCGACCAGATCGTCGCCCACGCCCGCAAGGACCATCCCGACGAGGCGTGCGGCGTCGTCGCGGGGCCGGTGGGGTCGGACCGGCCCGTGCGGTTCATCCCGATGCTGAACGCGGCCATGTCGCCGACGTTCTACGAGTTCGACTCAGGCGACCTGCTCCGGCTCTACCGGGACATGGACGACCGGGACGAGGAACCGGTGATCGTCTACCACTCCCACACCGCCACCGAGGCGTACCCCTCCCGCACCGACATCTCCTACGCCAACGAGCCCGGCGCCCACTACGTCCTCGTCTCGACCGCCGACACCGACGGCGGCGGCGACTTCCAGTTCCGTTCGTTCCGGATCGTGGCGGGGGAGGTCACCGAGGAGGAGGTCAAGGTCGTGGACTCCTACTGA
- a CDS encoding MoaD/ThiS family protein produces MAIEVRIPTILRQYTDGQKAVEGSGETLADLFTDLETRHAGIHARIVDDGKLRRFVNVYLNDEDVRFVDGIDTKLTDGDTVTILPAVAGGMA; encoded by the coding sequence ATGGCCATCGAGGTCCGCATCCCCACCATCCTCCGCCAGTACACCGACGGTCAGAAGGCGGTGGAGGGCAGCGGTGAGACCCTCGCCGATCTGTTCACCGACCTCGAGACCCGACATGCGGGCATCCACGCCCGGATCGTGGACGACGGCAAGCTGCGCCGCTTCGTCAACGTCTACCTCAACGACGAGGACGTCCGTTTCGTCGACGGCATCGACACCAAGCTGACCGACGGCGACACCGTGACGATCCTGCCGGCCGTCGCCGGCGGCATGGCCTAG
- a CDS encoding RDD family protein: protein MTSEPPSGSGGPPEDDPFRKQPPPQQPPPSQGGSPYDRPYDGEPPPPYSGGGGPGAYGGDPYGGYPSDPLAGMPPLADSGKRTLARIVDMILVYIVVALLAWAFRVDQYTVDADELEFGKTFGRELITAILYVAYDTILTARHGQTLGKKWFGMRVANLDNGSTPSVQTSLIRALVLWVPFAFCCACVWTAIAGGWSFFDKPYKQGLHDKAAKTVVVGVG, encoded by the coding sequence ATGACCAGCGAACCGCCCTCCGGGTCCGGTGGGCCGCCGGAGGACGACCCGTTCCGGAAGCAGCCGCCCCCGCAGCAGCCGCCGCCCTCGCAGGGGGGCTCGCCCTATGACAGGCCGTACGACGGGGAGCCGCCTCCGCCGTACTCCGGCGGGGGTGGGCCCGGGGCCTACGGCGGTGACCCCTACGGGGGGTATCCGTCCGATCCGTTGGCCGGGATGCCGCCGCTCGCCGACAGCGGGAAGCGCACGTTGGCGCGGATCGTCGACATGATCCTCGTGTACATCGTCGTCGCGCTGCTCGCCTGGGCCTTCCGGGTGGATCAGTACACCGTCGACGCCGACGAGCTGGAGTTCGGCAAGACCTTCGGGCGGGAGCTGATCACCGCGATCCTCTATGTCGCGTACGACACGATCCTGACGGCCCGGCACGGACAGACGCTCGGCAAGAAGTGGTTCGGCATGCGCGTGGCCAACCTCGACAACGGCTCGACGCCCTCCGTGCAGACCTCGCTGATCCGCGCCCTCGTGCTCTGGGTGCCGTTCGCCTTCTGCTGCGCCTGTGTGTGGACGGCGATCGCCGGCGGCTGGAGCTTCTTCGACAAGCCCTACAAGCAGGGGCTGCACGACAAGGCCGCCAAGACCGTCGTCGTGGGGGTCGGTTGA
- a CDS encoding type II toxin-antitoxin system PemK/MazF family toxin, with translation MDTSWWLALAAVVLLAFVAALVDGWGRGRRPAGRRSRPPGRAPGRPRGRARGAVGRPQPAEIWWADVPFEDGPGAKDRPCLVLGVRGDRATVAKITSKYRDERAGVIPLPPGAVGDAQGRPSFLETDELRQVPLGGFRRRVGVVDPVLWDQVRHLAT, from the coding sequence ATGGACACGTCCTGGTGGCTGGCGCTCGCGGCGGTGGTACTGCTGGCGTTCGTCGCCGCGCTCGTGGACGGCTGGGGGCGCGGTCGTCGTCCGGCGGGGCGCAGGTCCCGGCCGCCGGGGCGGGCACCCGGCCGGCCGAGGGGCAGGGCGCGGGGTGCGGTGGGGCGGCCGCAGCCGGCGGAGATCTGGTGGGCGGACGTGCCGTTCGAGGACGGGCCGGGGGCCAAGGACCGGCCGTGTCTGGTGCTCGGGGTGCGGGGCGACCGGGCGACGGTCGCGAAGATCACCAGCAAGTACCGCGACGAGCGGGCCGGGGTGATCCCGCTGCCGCCGGGTGCCGTCGGTGACGCGCAGGGGCGGCCGAGTTTCCTGGAGACCGACGAGCTGCGGCAGGTTCCGCTGGGCGGATTCCGGCGCCGGGTCGGGGTGGTGGACCCGGTCCTGTGGGACCAGGTCCGTCACCTCGCGACGTAG
- a CDS encoding nicotinamidase — protein sequence MRRALIVVDVQNDFCEGGSLAVSGGADVAAAITELIGQAPAGYRHVVATRDHHIAPGGHFADNPDFVHSWPAHCVAGTEGVGFHPNFAPAVASGAVDAVFDKGAYSAAYSGFEGTDENGVALGDWLRERGIDEVDVVGIATDHCVRATALDAAREGFRTQVLLDLTAGVAEETTERALEELREAGVALSGKPVV from the coding sequence ATGCGCCGCGCCTTGATCGTCGTAGACGTGCAGAACGACTTCTGCGAGGGGGGCAGCCTCGCGGTGTCCGGCGGCGCCGACGTGGCCGCCGCGATCACCGAGCTGATCGGGCAGGCCCCCGCCGGATACCGGCACGTGGTGGCCACCCGGGACCACCACATCGCCCCCGGCGGACACTTCGCCGACAACCCGGACTTCGTCCACTCCTGGCCCGCGCACTGCGTCGCCGGCACCGAGGGCGTCGGCTTCCACCCGAACTTCGCGCCCGCGGTCGCCTCCGGCGCCGTCGACGCCGTCTTCGACAAGGGCGCCTACTCGGCCGCGTACAGCGGTTTCGAGGGCACCGACGAGAACGGCGTGGCGCTGGGCGACTGGCTGCGGGAGCGGGGGATCGACGAGGTGGACGTGGTCGGCATCGCCACCGACCACTGTGTGCGCGCCACCGCCCTGGACGCGGCCCGCGAGGGCTTCCGCACCCAGGTCCTGCTCGACCTCACGGCCGGGGTGGCCGAGGAGACCACCGAGCGGGCCCTGGAGGAGCTGCGCGAGGCGGGTGTCGCCCTGTCGGGCAAGCCGGTGGTCTGA
- a CDS encoding DUF2017 domain-containing protein, with protein MPGHFEPLPGGGAAVALDDVEISIIRSLAVQLLELIGPGPAEDAPDDPLAELFADGPTEPPADPVLRRLFPDAYTDPEGTPGPKEADEQKEHSAEFRRYTENDLRAGKRENALAVVRSLDALALDASGDGGAVLELTPQDSRQWLGALNDLRLAIGARLDIGDEDDTDVLYRLPDDDPRKPMVMAYLWLGGLQETLVTTLMP; from the coding sequence ATGCCTGGACACTTCGAACCGCTCCCCGGCGGCGGCGCGGCCGTCGCGCTCGACGACGTCGAGATCTCCATCATCCGCTCGCTGGCCGTGCAGCTCCTGGAGCTGATCGGGCCCGGCCCCGCCGAGGACGCCCCGGACGACCCGCTCGCGGAGCTGTTCGCCGACGGTCCGACCGAGCCCCCCGCCGACCCGGTGCTGCGCCGGCTCTTCCCGGACGCGTACACCGACCCCGAGGGCACGCCGGGGCCGAAGGAGGCGGACGAGCAGAAGGAGCACTCGGCCGAGTTCCGCCGCTACACCGAGAACGACCTGCGGGCCGGCAAGCGGGAGAACGCCCTCGCGGTGGTCCGCTCGCTGGACGCCCTCGCCCTGGACGCGAGCGGTGACGGCGGCGCCGTGCTGGAGCTGACCCCGCAGGACTCCCGGCAGTGGCTCGGCGCGCTCAACGACCTGCGGCTCGCGATCGGCGCCCGGCTGGACATCGGCGACGAGGACGACACCGACGTCCTCTACCGGCTGCCGGACGACGATCCGCGCAAGCCGATGGTGATGGCGTACCTGTGGCTCGGAGGGCTCCAGGAGACCCTCGTGACGACCCTTATGCCGTAG
- a CDS encoding immune inhibitor A domain-containing protein, which translates to MTQRTWTFRTAATVVALAAASATFSTFAVAQAEENGSRQPAAVDRHDPQPAKAKEHDFDGPLSKRQEAQREEALRQVISGNASVKNRDGSKVVQLKSRKGDSKYVELGREKTDKIFTILVEFGDQVDPRYGGTPGPLHNQIAKPDRKKDNSTAWQADYDQKHFQDLYFGTGKKTESLKKYYEKQSSGRYSVEGEVTDWVKVPYNEARYGSNDAPTGAWYAVQDGVTAWVAEREAAGATPAEIKAELAEFDQWDRYDFDGDGDFNEPDGYIDHFQIVHAGEDESAGGGAQGEDAIWAHRWYAFGTDAGATGPDTNKLGGTQIGNSGIWVGDYTIQPENGGLGVYAHEYGHDLGLPDEYDTSGGGENSTGFWTLMSSGSWLGTGKQSIGDLPGDMNAWDKLQLGWLDYDVARAGRKSTHKLGVAEYNTKNAQALVVELPEKEVTTEVVTPAQGATQWWSGSGDDLRNTLTRSVDLTGKSSASLSLDGWWDIETDYDYLYTEVSTDGGASYTPIDGTLADGTAIPRDGSGKPALTGTVDAYQKLTFPLDAYAGQQISLRFRYATDGGVAQKGFAADQITVTADGATLFSDNAEAADAAWTAKGFSRIGASITDDYAQYYIAENRQYVSYDKTLKVGPYNFGFSTTRPDWVEHYPYQNGLLIWKWDTSQADDNTSQHPGEGLILPVDSHPTPLKWADGTVMNARIQSFDSPFSTYRTDAITLHRADVAVKIKSRPGVSVFDDGKSSYYDPATPLAGVRVTDTNTSIKIVKEPRDGSTITVKVGPSKK; encoded by the coding sequence GTGACCCAGAGAACCTGGACGTTCAGAACCGCCGCGACGGTCGTAGCCCTCGCGGCGGCCTCGGCGACGTTCTCCACGTTCGCCGTGGCGCAGGCCGAAGAGAACGGCTCGCGCCAGCCGGCAGCGGTGGACCGGCACGACCCGCAGCCGGCCAAGGCCAAGGAGCACGACTTCGACGGCCCGCTCAGCAAGAGGCAGGAGGCCCAGCGCGAAGAGGCCCTCCGCCAGGTGATATCCGGCAACGCGTCGGTGAAGAACCGGGACGGCTCCAAGGTCGTCCAGCTCAAGAGCCGCAAGGGCGACAGCAAGTACGTCGAGCTGGGCCGGGAGAAGACCGACAAGATCTTCACGATCCTCGTCGAGTTCGGCGACCAGGTCGACCCCCGCTACGGCGGCACGCCCGGCCCGCTGCACAACCAGATAGCCAAGCCGGACCGCAAGAAGGACAACTCCACGGCCTGGCAGGCGGACTACGACCAGAAGCACTTCCAGGACCTCTACTTCGGCACCGGCAAGAAGACCGAGTCGCTGAAGAAGTACTACGAGAAGCAGTCCTCGGGCCGCTACTCGGTCGAGGGCGAAGTGACCGACTGGGTCAAGGTCCCCTACAACGAGGCCCGTTACGGCTCCAACGACGCCCCGACCGGCGCCTGGTACGCGGTCCAGGACGGCGTGACCGCCTGGGTCGCCGAGCGCGAGGCCGCGGGCGCCACGCCCGCCGAGATCAAGGCGGAACTGGCCGAGTTCGACCAGTGGGACCGCTACGACTTCGACGGCGACGGCGACTTCAACGAGCCCGACGGCTACATCGACCACTTCCAGATCGTGCACGCCGGTGAGGACGAGTCCGCGGGCGGCGGCGCACAGGGCGAGGACGCCATCTGGGCGCACCGCTGGTACGCCTTCGGCACCGACGCCGGTGCCACCGGCCCGGACACCAACAAGCTCGGCGGCACCCAGATCGGGAACTCCGGCATCTGGGTCGGCGACTACACCATCCAGCCGGAGAACGGCGGACTCGGCGTCTACGCCCACGAGTACGGCCACGACCTCGGTCTGCCGGACGAGTACGACACCTCCGGCGGCGGCGAGAACTCCACCGGCTTCTGGACCCTGATGTCCTCCGGTTCCTGGCTGGGCACCGGCAAGCAGTCCATCGGCGACCTGCCCGGCGACATGAACGCCTGGGACAAGCTCCAGCTCGGCTGGCTGGACTACGACGTCGCCCGCGCGGGCCGCAAGTCCACCCACAAGCTGGGTGTCGCGGAGTACAACACCAAGAACGCCCAGGCCCTCGTGGTCGAGCTGCCGGAGAAGGAGGTCACCACCGAGGTGGTCACCCCGGCGCAGGGTGCCACGCAGTGGTGGAGCGGCAGCGGTGACGATCTGCGCAACACCCTGACCCGCTCGGTCGATCTGACCGGCAAGTCGTCGGCGTCCCTGTCCCTGGACGGCTGGTGGGACATCGAGACCGACTACGACTACCTCTACACCGAGGTCTCCACGGACGGCGGCGCCAGCTACACGCCGATCGACGGCACGCTCGCCGACGGCACCGCGATCCCGCGCGACGGCAGCGGCAAGCCGGCCCTCACCGGCACGGTGGACGCCTACCAGAAGCTGACGTTCCCGCTGGACGCCTACGCCGGCCAGCAGATCAGCCTGCGCTTCCGTTACGCCACCGACGGCGGCGTGGCCCAGAAGGGCTTCGCGGCCGACCAGATCACCGTGACGGCGGACGGCGCCACGCTGTTCTCCGACAACGCGGAGGCCGCTGACGCCGCGTGGACGGCGAAGGGCTTCTCGCGCATCGGCGCGTCCATCACGGACGACTACGCGCAGTACTACATCGCCGAGAACCGCCAGTACGTGTCGTACGACAAGACCCTCAAGGTCGGCCCGTACAACTTCGGCTTCTCGACGACCCGTCCGGACTGGGTGGAGCACTACCCGTACCAGAACGGTCTGCTGATCTGGAAGTGGGACACCTCCCAGGCGGACGACAACACCAGCCAGCACCCGGGTGAGGGTCTGATCCTCCCGGTGGACTCGCACCCGACGCCGCTGAAGTGGGCCGACGGCACGGTGATGAACGCCCGGATCCAGAGCTTCGACTCGCCGTTCAGCACCTACCGCACGGACGCGATCACGCTGCACCGGGCGGACGTCGCGGTGAAGATCAAGTCCCGTCCGGGTGTCTCGGTCTTCGACGACGGCAAGTCGAGCTACTACGACCCGGCGACCCCGCTCGCGGGTGTCAGGGTCACTGACACCAACACCTCGATCAAGATCGTCAAGGAGCCGCGTGACGGCTCGACGATCACGGTGAAGGTCGGTCCTTCGAAGAAGTAG
- a CDS encoding putative leader peptide codes for MVLNDVSEKAPGTVLVARLHVDLCRLNSAIC; via the coding sequence ATGGTTCTGAACGACGTGAGCGAGAAGGCGCCGGGCACCGTGCTCGTGGCGCGGCTGCACGTCGACCTGTGCAGGCTGAACAGCGCCATCTGTTGA
- a CDS encoding nicotinate phosphoribosyltransferase: MNTADLGLPVDVPSTALFTDQYELTMLQAALKAGTAERRSVFEVFTRRLPEGRRYGVLAGTGRVLDAVENFRFDADVLGFLRERGIVDEETLDRLAGYRFSGDIWGYPEGEVYFPGSPVLRVEGSFAECVLLETVILSILNHDSAIAAAASRMSSAAGDRPLIEMGARRTHELAAVAAARAAYIGGFTTTSDLAAGFRYGIPTVGTSAHAFTLLHDTERDAFRAQVDSLGEGTTLLVDTYDVAEAVRTAVEVAGPGLGAVRIDSGDLLLVAHRVRQQLDALGATETRIIVTSDLDEYAIASLAAAPVDAYGVGTQLVTGSGHPTCSMVYKLVARAESADPKAPLVPVAKKSTGGKTSVGGRKWAARRRDADGVAEAEVVGTGAVPAALADDQLLVELVKGGEVVAREPLDTVRDRHRVARANLPLSATQLSRGEPVLPTEYVHVRP; this comes from the coding sequence ATGAACACAGCGGACCTTGGGCTGCCGGTGGATGTTCCGTCTACGGCGCTCTTCACTGACCAGTACGAGCTGACCATGCTGCAGGCCGCGCTGAAGGCCGGCACGGCCGAGCGGCGCAGCGTGTTCGAGGTCTTCACCCGGCGGCTGCCGGAGGGACGGCGCTACGGCGTGCTCGCGGGCACCGGGCGGGTCCTGGACGCCGTGGAGAACTTCCGCTTCGACGCGGACGTCCTCGGCTTCCTGCGCGAGCGGGGGATCGTCGACGAGGAGACCCTCGACCGGCTCGCCGGATACCGCTTCTCGGGTGACATCTGGGGTTACCCCGAGGGCGAGGTCTACTTCCCCGGCTCCCCCGTCCTGCGGGTGGAGGGCTCCTTCGCCGAGTGCGTGCTGCTGGAGACCGTGATCCTGTCGATCCTCAACCACGACTCCGCGATCGCGGCCGCCGCCTCCCGGATGTCCTCGGCCGCCGGCGACCGGCCGCTGATCGAGATGGGCGCCCGCCGCACCCATGAGCTGGCCGCGGTCGCCGCCGCCCGCGCCGCCTACATCGGCGGTTTCACCACCACCTCCGACCTGGCGGCCGGCTTCCGCTACGGCATCCCCACCGTGGGCACCAGCGCCCACGCCTTCACCCTGCTGCACGACACCGAGCGGGACGCCTTCCGGGCCCAGGTGGACTCGCTGGGCGAGGGCACCACCCTGCTGGTGGACACCTACGACGTCGCCGAGGCCGTCCGTACGGCGGTGGAGGTGGCCGGGCCCGGGCTGGGCGCGGTCCGCATCGACTCCGGGGACCTGCTGCTCGTCGCGCACCGGGTGCGCCAGCAGCTCGACGCGCTGGGCGCGACGGAGACCCGGATCATCGTCACCTCCGACCTCGACGAGTACGCCATCGCCTCGCTGGCCGCGGCGCCCGTGGACGCGTACGGCGTCGGCACCCAGCTCGTGACCGGGTCCGGGCACCCGACCTGCTCGATGGTCTACAAGCTGGTCGCGCGCGCCGAGTCCGCCGACCCGAAGGCGCCGCTGGTGCCGGTGGCGAAGAAGTCGACCGGCGGGAAGACCTCCGTCGGCGGCCGCAAGTGGGCCGCGCGGCGGCGGGACGCGGACGGGGTCGCCGAGGCCGAGGTCGTCGGCACCGGTGCGGTGCCCGCCGCGCTCGCCGACGACCAGCTCCTGGTGGAACTGGTCAAGGGCGGCGAGGTCGTCGCCCGCGAGCCCCTGGACACGGTCCGCGACCGCCACCGGGTCGCTCGCGCGAACCTCCCCCTGTCCGCGACCCAACTCTCCCGAGGCGAACCGGTCCTCCCGACCGAGTACGTCCACGTACGGCCATGA
- a CDS encoding amino acid permease: MTSAQVDTEKTSGGTSGQTSEEGYERGLGSRQVQMIAIGGAIGVGLFLGAGANIAKAGPSLIVMYALAGAIVFFIMRALGELLLYRPVSGSFAEYSREFLGPFFGYFTGWTYWLMWVVTGMAELTAAAIYVHYWFPGIPQWVTALVFLVILFGVNLISVKVFGELEFWFSMVKVTALIGMIVIGLGVLTFGFSAAGDTAAVSNLWAFDGFFPKGVGSSLMTLQGVMFAYLAVELVGVTAGESEDPEKTLPKAINTLPWRIALFYVGALTVILCVVKWTEFAPGVSPFVAAFAKIGIPAGAAIVNFVVLTAALSSCNSGMYSTGRMLRNLADSGEAPAAFKKLSATKTPAFGITISVLFMGIGVVLNYIVPDKAFGYVTSVATAAGIWTWLMILISHVLYRRAVVAGRLPASSFPAPGGAVCSWIAIAFLLFVTCLIAYDPDSRVCLYVMAGWAAALAAGWTILKNRTPAAPTGRDPELEKVG; the protein is encoded by the coding sequence ATGACCTCCGCTCAGGTCGACACGGAGAAGACGTCCGGAGGGACGTCCGGGCAGACGTCCGAAGAGGGGTACGAGCGCGGCCTCGGCAGCCGCCAGGTCCAGATGATCGCGATCGGCGGCGCCATCGGCGTCGGCCTCTTCCTGGGAGCCGGGGCGAACATCGCCAAGGCCGGTCCCAGCCTCATCGTGATGTACGCCCTCGCGGGCGCGATCGTCTTCTTCATCATGCGGGCGCTCGGCGAGCTGCTCCTGTACCGCCCGGTCTCGGGTTCCTTCGCGGAGTACTCGCGCGAGTTCCTCGGCCCGTTCTTCGGCTACTTCACCGGCTGGACGTACTGGCTGATGTGGGTGGTCACCGGCATGGCCGAGCTGACCGCCGCCGCCATCTACGTCCACTACTGGTTCCCCGGCATCCCCCAGTGGGTGACCGCCCTGGTCTTCCTGGTGATCCTCTTCGGGGTCAACCTGATCTCGGTGAAGGTCTTCGGAGAGCTGGAGTTCTGGTTCTCGATGGTCAAGGTCACCGCGCTCATCGGCATGATCGTGATCGGCCTCGGCGTTCTGACCTTCGGCTTCAGCGCGGCCGGCGACACCGCCGCCGTCTCCAACCTGTGGGCCTTCGACGGCTTCTTCCCCAAGGGCGTCGGCTCGTCCCTGATGACGCTCCAGGGCGTCATGTTCGCCTACCTCGCCGTCGAGCTGGTCGGCGTCACCGCCGGTGAGTCCGAGGACCCCGAGAAGACCCTCCCGAAGGCCATCAACACGCTTCCGTGGCGGATCGCGCTGTTCTACGTCGGCGCGCTCACCGTCATCCTCTGCGTGGTCAAGTGGACCGAGTTCGCGCCCGGCGTGAGCCCGTTCGTCGCCGCCTTCGCCAAGATCGGCATCCCGGCCGGCGCGGCCATCGTCAACTTCGTGGTCCTCACCGCCGCCCTGTCCTCCTGCAACTCCGGCATGTACTCCACGGGCCGGATGCTGCGCAACCTCGCCGACAGCGGCGAGGCCCCGGCGGCCTTCAAGAAGCTCTCCGCCACGAAGACGCCCGCCTTCGGCATCACGATCTCGGTCCTCTTCATGGGCATCGGCGTCGTCCTCAACTACATCGTCCCGGACAAGGCGTTCGGCTACGTCACCTCCGTCGCCACCGCGGCCGGCATCTGGACCTGGCTGATGATCCTGATCAGCCACGTCCTCTACCGCCGCGCGGTCGTCGCGGGCCGCCTCCCCGCCTCCTCCTTCCCGGCCCCCGGCGGCGCGGTGTGCAGTTGGATCGCCATCGCCTTCCTCCTCTTCGTCACCTGCCTGATCGCCTACGACCCTGACTCCCGCGTCTGCCTGTACGTCATGGCGGGCTGGGCCGCGGCCCTCGCCGCCGGCTGGACGATCCTGAAGAACCGGACTCCTGCGGCCCCGACGGGCCGGGACCCGGAGCTGGAGAAGGTCGGCTGA
- a CDS encoding PLP-dependent cysteine synthase family protein, with protein MRYDSPLAAVGNTPLVRLPRISPSPDVRIWAKLEDRNPTGSVKDRPALHMVEQAEKDGRLTPGCTILEPTSGNTGISLAMAAKLKGYRIVCVMPENTSQERRDLLAMWGAEIISSPAAGGSNTAVRVAKELAAEHPDWVMLYQYGNPDNAGAHYATTGPEILADLPSVTHFVAGLGTTGTLMGVGRYLREHKPDVKIVAAEPRYDDLVYGLRNLDEGFVPELYDASVLTTRFSVGSADAVTRTRELLQQEGIFAGVSTGAALHAAIGVGRKAVQAGESADIVFVVADGGWKYLSTGVYTAPTTEDAIATLQGQLWA; from the coding sequence ATGCGTTACGACTCCCCGCTGGCCGCGGTGGGCAACACCCCCCTGGTGCGCCTGCCGCGGATCTCGCCGTCCCCCGACGTCCGTATCTGGGCGAAGCTGGAGGACCGCAACCCCACCGGCTCGGTCAAGGACCGCCCCGCCCTGCACATGGTCGAGCAGGCGGAGAAGGACGGCCGGCTCACCCCCGGCTGCACCATCCTCGAACCGACGAGCGGCAACACCGGCATCTCCCTCGCCATGGCCGCCAAGCTCAAGGGCTACCGCATCGTCTGCGTGATGCCCGAGAACACCTCGCAGGAACGCCGGGACCTGCTCGCCATGTGGGGCGCCGAGATCATCTCCTCCCCGGCCGCCGGCGGCTCCAACACCGCCGTGCGCGTCGCCAAGGAACTCGCCGCCGAGCACCCCGACTGGGTGATGCTCTACCAGTACGGCAACCCGGACAACGCCGGCGCGCACTACGCCACCACCGGCCCGGAGATCCTCGCCGACCTGCCGTCCGTCACCCACTTCGTGGCCGGCCTCGGCACCACCGGCACCCTCATGGGCGTCGGCCGCTACCTGCGCGAACACAAGCCGGACGTCAAGATCGTCGCCGCCGAGCCGCGCTACGACGACCTGGTCTACGGCCTGCGCAACCTCGACGAGGGCTTCGTCCCCGAGCTGTACGACGCCTCCGTCCTCACCACCCGCTTCTCGGTCGGCTCGGCGGACGCGGTCACCCGCACCCGTGAGCTGCTCCAGCAGGAGGGCATCTTCGCCGGGGTTTCCACCGGCGCCGCCCTGCACGCCGCGATCGGCGTCGGCCGCAAGGCCGTCCAGGCCGGCGAGAGCGCCGACATCGTGTTCGTGGTCGCCGACGGCGGCTGGAAGTACCTGTCGACCGGCGTCTACACGGCCCCCACCACGGAGGACGCCATCGCGACCCTCCAGGGCCAGCTCTGGGCCTGA